One window from the genome of Echinicola vietnamensis DSM 17526 encodes:
- a CDS encoding 2-hydroxyacid dehydrogenase, translating to MSLAIISPNRDITPWLEIFKKTAGDIPLEIYPNIKNPAEVSAVMLWQHPKGSLQPFPNLKLICSMGAGVDHILGDDTIPADIPITRIVDSRLTFSMTNYVVMGVLNHHRQILRYQADKQARKWDMSNPEIPVNVGVMGVGELGGDVLDKLSLLGINVYGYGNSPKPDFDHPYYYGEQLETFLSKCNVLVCLLPLTAQTDGILNIELFRKCTKGTYLINVARGKHLVEEDLITALEEGHLSGALLDVFQQEPLPKNHPFWEQEKISITPHIASITNPEAAAPQIIENYRNLENGLAFINQIDRKKGY from the coding sequence ATGAGTTTAGCCATTATATCACCTAACAGGGACATTACTCCATGGTTGGAGATCTTTAAGAAAACAGCAGGAGACATTCCACTGGAGATTTATCCGAATATCAAAAATCCGGCGGAAGTATCGGCCGTTATGTTATGGCAGCATCCCAAGGGATCCCTACAGCCTTTTCCCAACTTAAAGCTTATATGCTCAATGGGAGCGGGGGTAGACCATATCCTTGGCGATGATACCATTCCAGCGGATATTCCGATCACCAGGATCGTGGATTCCCGGTTGACCTTTTCCATGACCAATTATGTGGTGATGGGGGTATTGAATCATCACCGGCAGATTTTACGGTATCAGGCGGATAAACAGGCCCGAAAGTGGGACATGAGCAATCCTGAAATCCCCGTAAATGTAGGGGTAATGGGCGTCGGAGAGCTGGGCGGTGATGTTTTGGACAAGTTATCTCTTTTAGGAATCAACGTGTATGGATACGGAAACAGTCCTAAGCCTGATTTTGACCATCCGTATTATTATGGGGAGCAGCTTGAAACGTTCTTGTCAAAATGCAATGTGTTGGTATGCCTATTGCCTTTGACAGCACAAACTGATGGGATTTTAAATATTGAATTGTTCAGAAAATGTACAAAAGGAACATATTTGATTAATGTGGCCCGGGGCAAACATTTGGTGGAAGAGGATTTGATCACCGCATTGGAAGAAGGCCATTTGAGCGGTGCGCTATTGGATGTTTTTCAGCAAGAACCTTTGCCCAAAAACCATCCTTTTTGGGAGCAAGAGAAGATTTCCATTACGCCTCATATTGCCAGTATTACCAATCCTGAGGCCGCTGCACCGCAGATCATTGAAAATTATAGGAATCTGGAGAATGGATTGGCGTTTATAAACCAGATTGATAGAAAGAAAGGATATTAA
- a CDS encoding universal stress protein codes for MSTFKILCPTDFSECSLNALEYAAKLGEKYKAELILFHVPSMEDYKKLFQQPKSGALDFVQQKMNNLVDEVLFESKDKGLRKCVAVLEEGETVKTIVDYAKNHKVDLIVMGTEGVNDIKTNFIGTKSSNVIELAETDVLMVPRKVFFKPPRKFVYASDYLEEDKLAVQKVVEMAGFYDSEIDIVHVGTRMKAIDKALHQTMVEEIKPFIRYEKTSYVLKTFRDEVGLGLENYLLTAKGDILVTLSKKKTWFDQLFTKNLSKKMSYFINKPLWVIKRV; via the coding sequence ATGAGTACTTTTAAGATTCTATGCCCAACCGATTTTTCGGAATGTTCACTGAACGCCTTGGAATATGCCGCTAAGCTGGGCGAAAAATATAAAGCAGAATTGATCCTTTTTCATGTCCCAAGCATGGAGGATTATAAGAAGTTGTTTCAGCAGCCCAAAAGTGGTGCGTTAGATTTTGTCCAGCAAAAAATGAACAACTTGGTGGACGAAGTACTGTTTGAAAGTAAAGACAAGGGGCTACGCAAGTGTGTAGCGGTGCTGGAAGAAGGGGAGACGGTGAAGACGATCGTGGACTATGCCAAAAACCATAAGGTGGACCTCATCGTCATGGGCACGGAAGGCGTCAATGACATCAAAACCAACTTCATAGGAACCAAATCCAGCAATGTAATCGAACTTGCGGAAACTGATGTGCTCATGGTGCCTCGAAAGGTGTTTTTCAAACCACCCCGCAAATTTGTCTATGCTTCGGACTATCTGGAAGAAGATAAACTAGCTGTCCAAAAAGTAGTGGAAATGGCAGGTTTCTATGACAGTGAAATTGACATTGTGCATGTGGGCACGCGGATGAAAGCCATCGATAAAGCCTTGCACCAGACCATGGTCGAGGAGATAAAACCTTTTATCCGCTATGAAAAAACCAGCTATGTGCTAAAGACCTTTCGGGATGAAGTAGGATTGGGCTTGGAAAACTACCTGTTGACCGCCAAAGGAGATATTTTGGTTACCCTTAGTAAAAAGAAGACTTGGTTTGATCAGCTTTTTACCAAAAACCTATCAAAGAAAATGTCCTATTTTATCAATAAACCGCTCTGGGTGATCAAGAGGGTGTAA
- a CDS encoding sodium:solute symporter, with product MSYLDWIVLFGTLLAIIGFGIYKTYGSKDMNSYLRGGSEMGWWTIGLSIMATQASAITFLSTPGQAYQDGMRFIQFYFGLPIAMIILSVTFIPIYYKLKVYTAYEFLESRFDLKTRTLAAFLFLIQRGLAAGITIYGPAIILSTLLNWNLTFTNIFIGLIVIVYTVTGGTKAVSITQKQQMTVMMGGMILAGILVYNMLPVSLNDAMHVAGKMGKLNIVSFDFDLGDRYNFWSGITGALFLFLSYFGTDQSQVQRYLNGRSLRESRMGLIMNGFLKVPMQFVILFIGVLVFVFYQFYQPPIFFNKVQTERLAESDYNEEFQQLQGQYDEVFEEKNVAIKSLIAAQKEGHAGEVASLQQEISSKQQQQEEIRTGVKELITKNDPNAETRDTDYVFMRFVMDYLPKGVVGLLFAVIFSAAMSSTASELNALGATSSVDIYKRSINKGKSERHYTLSSKLLTALWGIFAILFATYATLFENLIQAVNLLGSLFYGTILGIFLVGFYVKWVKGNAVFLAALVAEAVILLVHWKNGSELLGIPIDIGYLWYNAIGCLLVMGLSAVFQTVKGKPAR from the coding sequence ATGAGTTATCTTGATTGGATAGTCCTTTTTGGGACGCTATTGGCGATCATCGGCTTCGGGATTTATAAGACCTACGGCAGCAAGGATATGAACAGCTACCTCAGAGGAGGTAGTGAGATGGGATGGTGGACCATTGGGCTGTCCATCATGGCCACCCAAGCTTCAGCAATTACCTTTTTGAGCACCCCGGGACAAGCTTATCAAGATGGGATGCGCTTTATCCAGTTTTATTTTGGTTTGCCCATTGCCATGATCATTTTGTCCGTAACGTTTATACCGATTTACTATAAATTAAAGGTTTATACGGCTTATGAATTTCTGGAGTCGCGATTTGATTTAAAAACCAGGACATTGGCCGCTTTCTTATTTTTGATCCAGCGTGGTTTGGCCGCAGGGATTACCATTTATGGTCCCGCCATCATCTTGAGCACATTGCTTAACTGGAACCTCACCTTTACCAATATCTTCATAGGGCTCATTGTGATTGTGTATACCGTGACAGGGGGAACCAAGGCCGTATCCATCACCCAAAAGCAGCAAATGACCGTGATGATGGGAGGGATGATCCTCGCAGGGATTTTGGTGTATAACATGCTTCCGGTTTCCCTAAATGATGCCATGCATGTGGCCGGCAAAATGGGGAAGCTCAATATCGTCAGTTTTGACTTTGACCTTGGCGACCGGTATAATTTTTGGTCTGGGATTACTGGGGCCTTGTTTTTGTTTTTGTCTTATTTTGGTACTGATCAGTCTCAAGTCCAGCGCTACCTTAACGGGCGATCCTTGCGCGAAAGCCGCATGGGATTGATTATGAATGGCTTCTTGAAAGTGCCCATGCAGTTTGTGATCCTTTTTATTGGAGTTTTGGTGTTTGTGTTTTATCAGTTTTACCAACCACCCATTTTCTTCAATAAAGTACAAACCGAGCGACTGGCCGAGAGTGATTATAACGAGGAATTTCAGCAGCTGCAGGGGCAATATGATGAGGTGTTTGAGGAGAAGAATGTGGCCATCAAGTCCTTAATAGCCGCCCAAAAGGAAGGGCATGCTGGTGAAGTGGCATCCTTACAACAGGAAATTTCATCCAAGCAGCAGCAACAAGAAGAAATCCGCACAGGAGTAAAGGAGTTGATCACCAAAAATGATCCAAACGCCGAAACGAGGGATACCGACTACGTGTTTATGCGGTTTGTGATGGATTATCTTCCCAAAGGGGTGGTAGGGCTTTTATTCGCCGTGATATTTAGTGCGGCCATGTCCAGCACGGCTTCAGAGCTAAATGCACTTGGCGCAACTTCCTCTGTCGATATCTACAAACGCTCCATCAACAAAGGAAAATCTGAGCGCCATTATACCCTTTCTTCTAAGCTGTTGACCGCCTTGTGGGGGATTTTTGCGATTCTATTTGCTACCTATGCCACGTTATTTGAAAATTTGATCCAAGCAGTAAACTTACTAGGGTCACTGTTCTATGGGACCATTTTGGGTATTTTTTTGGTTGGGTTTTACGTGAAATGGGTGAAGGGAAATGCAGTGTTCTTGGCGGCTTTGGTGGCCGAGGCGGTGATCTTGCTGGTCCACTGGAAGAATGGTAGTGAGCTATTGGGCATTCCCATTGACATCGGCTATCTCTGGTACAATGCCATCGGCTGTCTGCTGGTAATGGGGCTTTCAGCAGTATTTCAAACGGTGAAAGGCAAGCCAGCCAGGTAA
- a CDS encoding DUF2911 domain-containing protein yields the protein MKLTATPILLLLALFSFGITKAQQIQMPQASPAATISQKIGLTDVKLEYSRPSVKDRKIFGTLVPYGEVWRTGANASTKITFSTPVKVEGHEVSAGTYALYAIPNKKEWTFILSDNLELWGAIGYTDENDVLRFTVPSKKSKEMYETMELSFNDMTDTGATLNLHWEKTAAGFRIETEVDPVVMAQIQEMVIDAKSDNPGLLYQAASYYYTNDKDMEQAHEWIQKSVAADPKYWTVHLKAKIEDKLGLTEEAIQSAEMSKQLADEAKNMDYVNLNDRLIKALQ from the coding sequence ATGAAGCTTACCGCAACGCCCATTCTTTTATTGCTAGCGCTATTTTCCTTTGGCATCACCAAGGCACAGCAGATCCAGATGCCTCAAGCGAGCCCTGCAGCTACCATCAGTCAAAAAATAGGCCTGACTGATGTAAAATTGGAATACAGTAGGCCCAGTGTCAAAGACCGGAAAATCTTCGGCACCTTGGTTCCCTATGGAGAAGTATGGAGAACAGGAGCCAATGCAAGCACCAAAATCACCTTCAGCACACCGGTAAAGGTAGAAGGCCATGAGGTATCAGCTGGCACCTATGCCCTGTACGCCATTCCAAACAAAAAGGAATGGACCTTTATCCTTTCAGATAACCTGGAGCTTTGGGGCGCCATAGGTTATACAGATGAAAACGATGTGCTCAGGTTTACGGTTCCTTCCAAAAAAAGCAAGGAAATGTATGAAACCATGGAGCTGAGCTTTAACGACATGACCGATACCGGTGCCACGCTGAACCTCCATTGGGAAAAAACGGCTGCTGGCTTCCGCATTGAAACCGAAGTGGACCCCGTAGTAATGGCACAAATCCAAGAAATGGTCATTGATGCCAAATCGGACAATCCAGGGCTGTTATATCAAGCCGCATCCTACTATTATACCAATGATAAGGACATGGAGCAAGCCCATGAATGGATACAAAAGTCGGTCGCTGCGGATCCGAAATATTGGACCGTTCACCTGAAAGCTAAGATTGAAGACAAGTTAGGCCTGACAGAAGAAGCGATCCAAAGTGCTGAAATGTCCAAACAACTCGCTGATGAAGCCAAAAACATGGATTATGTTAATCTCAATGACCGCTTGATCAAAGCTCTGCAGTAG
- a CDS encoding DNA-3-methyladenine glycosylase — translation MIENDVEILPKAFFLNKDVTEIARHLLGKIIVTYINGEYTSARIVETEAYDGTVDKACHAFPNKITRRTAVMFSEGGRSYVYLCYGIHHLFNIVTQEEGIPKAVLIRAVEPLAGKEIMKRRRNCHHDRQLTNGPGKAAQALGISTLHNDVILYQKNGMIYIGCEMNNLKFEINVSTRIGVDYAGEDAKLPWRFYIKNNPNVSKQ, via the coding sequence ATGATTGAAAATGATGTAGAAATTCTTCCAAAAGCATTCTTTCTAAATAAGGACGTGACCGAGATCGCGCGACATCTTCTGGGAAAAATTATCGTAACATACATAAACGGGGAATACACCTCTGCCCGGATCGTCGAAACAGAAGCCTATGATGGTACTGTTGACAAGGCTTGTCATGCATTTCCGAACAAGATAACGAGAAGAACAGCCGTAATGTTCAGTGAAGGGGGCAGAAGTTATGTTTATCTTTGTTATGGCATCCATCACCTGTTTAACATCGTAACTCAGGAAGAGGGTATTCCCAAAGCCGTCCTGATCCGAGCGGTAGAACCCCTTGCAGGAAAGGAAATCATGAAAAGACGAAGAAATTGCCATCATGATCGCCAATTGACCAATGGCCCAGGGAAGGCTGCACAAGCATTGGGAATCAGTACTTTGCACAATGATGTGATCTTATATCAAAAAAATGGTATGATCTACATTGGATGTGAAATGAATAACCTTAAATTTGAAATTAATGTTAGTACAAGGATTGGTGTAGATTATGCAGGGGAAGATGCCAAACTCCCTTGGAGGTTTTACATAAAGAATAATCCAAACGTAAGCAAGCAATAA